The Rhodocyclaceae bacterium DNA window GGCCGAGATGGCCACGCTGATGGCCGCGCGCCACTGGACGCAGCAGTACGAGTGGAACTCGCACTACCAGCATGCGATGAAGGCCGGGCTGTCGCCGGACCTCGCGCAGGCGATCGCAGAAGGCCGTCGACCGCCGTCGATGGCGAAGGACGAGACCCTGCTCTACGACATGCTGACCGAGGCGCTGCAGAACAAGTGCGTGAGCGACGTCACCTACGACGCAGCGAAGGCGTTCTTCGGCGAACAGCAGTTGATCGACCTGGTCATCATCGCCGGCTACTACGCGATGCTGGCCATGCTGTTGAATGTCGCGCGCGCAGCGCTGCCGGAGGGACGGCAGCCCCAGTTGCCGCCGTTCCCGTACTGATCGCACGAACCGGGCAGCCGTCCTGCAGGGACGGCAAGCCCGGCCGCTCGGCTCAGCTCACGAGCTGCAGCGTATCGGTGTTCGCGTAGTCGGACAGCAGCTCGCAGCCGTCCGCGGTGACGCGGATCATGTCCTTCAGCTGCATGCCGTAGCCATGGCCGGTGCGGTAGCACAGCGGCTCGATGCTGAACACCATGTCGGCCTCGATCACCTGGTCGGTGTCCCGCCCGATGATCGGGTTATTGCCGAGGTAGGGCTCTTCATGCAGGTGGAGGCCGATGCCGTGGCCGACGAAAGAAATCGGCGCGAGGTCCAGCTCGGTGAGCTTGC harbors:
- a CDS encoding carboxymuconolactone decarboxylase family protein, with amino-acid sequence MAYDPHVRPAERLPRIPQEQWSDDQRKVAADIAAGPRGELRGPFIALLRSPGVAGPMQELGEYLRYRSPLDRRLAEMATLMAARHWTQQYEWNSHYQHAMKAGLSPDLAQAIAEGRRPPSMAKDETLLYDMLTEALQNKCVSDVTYDAAKAFFGEQQLIDLVIIAGYYAMLAMLLNVARAALPEGRQPQLPPFPY